A genomic window from Corticium candelabrum chromosome 8, ooCorCand1.1, whole genome shotgun sequence includes:
- the LOC134183830 gene encoding uncharacterized protein LOC134183830 → MTNYGGGWTLVVGINSQNRLHLQSSSVGTRCRGGDVCVVHRTNGVIPARKLDDRIIRALADDEGTFRVDVGPNKYTTFFQLPQGAAGFQSNCGGTSCARIITSHSYPYTWESNCKGITVGYQLAHDTHKVFDNRDYHECGSLWTSSRFSDKRVLYGYTGDGGKVTGIHSKLQSFMFIR, encoded by the exons ATGACCAATTACG GTGGTGGCTGGACTCTAGTTGTTGGTATTAATTCTCAAAATCGTCTACATCTTCAAAGCAGTTCTGTGGGTACAAGATGCAGAGGAGgagatgtttgtgtggttCATCGTACAAATGGAGTGATACCTGCTAGGAAATTAGATGACAGGATTATAAGAGCTCTCGCTGATGACGAAG ggACGTTTAGAGTTGACGTTGGTcctaacaaatacacaacgTTTTTTCAA CTTCCACAAGGTGCAGCAGGATTTCAATCTAATTGCGGAGGAACGAG ctgcgCACGAATAATTACATCTCACAGTTATCCTTACACTTGGGAGTCAAACTGCAAAGGAATAACAGTTGGATATCAACTTGCACACGATACTCACAAAG TATTTGACAATCGTGACTATCATGAGTGCGGGTCTTTATGGACATCTTCTCGTTTCT CCGACAAGCGCGTCTTATACGGCTACACTGGTGATGGTGGAAAAGTCACTGGTATCCACTCTAAACTGCAAAGCTTTATGTTCATCCGCTGa